The following proteins are encoded in a genomic region of Magallana gigas chromosome 1, xbMagGiga1.1, whole genome shotgun sequence:
- the LOC136272712 gene encoding leucine-rich repeats and immunoglobulin-like domains protein 3 — MPVSRVTDEVSMDFARLTMTPYFKTALVLLIACSQLAEGFLIAGDACSFDNKCTCSINRIDCSYRYLTAVSDFSSYHKQADYIGLNFNFITSVPANAFVTLFSASSRRILIRLDNNRINSVDVDAFKGLPTNVSVDIYLNNNNLQTIPSALEKIGGLSSLYVQNNPLTNIDVLSIVGPSLSVFSVSLSKFRSWPTKLQNLTRVVHLTLDQIPFKNIDSNALKSVDSLTSLTISNSKLEQVPDAICLMKDMQLFYFNGNKNLNQTKQLLVPCSGYALNYVSFVDLSDNDLVTFPNVFDVFPSVKRLQLIDNDIHYIDADMLPHSTMVERLYMAGNRLKRIPGEITKLSGLRQLYLSHNDISTIEKCDMAGLRFLELLDLNNNPIEYVSKSALKDAHILNRVELGGTNLRTIPEAFSSLAKISYLNVTGSPIECDCSLKSLRSVLPLDVQGTCASSSQTINDFIASSLSVC; from the exons ATGCCTGTTTCAAGA GTAACGGATGAGGTGTCGATGGATTTTGCGAGACTCACGATGACACCATACTTTAAG acaGCTCTTGTTTTACTTATTGCCTGTTCACAGTTGGCGGAGGGATTTCTTATTGCGGGAGACGCGTGCTCCTTTGACAACAAATGCACGTGTTCAATCAACCGTATCGACTGCAGCTACAGATACCTGACTGCAGTTTCCGATTTTTCGTCATATCACAAACAGGCTGATTACATCGGTCTAAACTTTAACTTCATCACAAGCGTCCCGGCAAACGCATTCGTGACGCTATTTTCTGCGTCATCTAGACGCATTCTCATCCGATTGGACAATAATCGAATTAACAGCGTCGACGTCGACGCTTTCAAAGGACTTCCGACGAACGTGAGCGTTGACATCTACTTAAACAACAACAATTTACAAACCATTCCATCCGCTTTGGAAAAAATAGGCGGGTTGTCGTCCCTTTATGTACAGAACAACCCCTTAACAAACATTGACGTGCTGTCAATTGTTGGTCCTTCACTAAGCGTCTTCAGTGTCAGCTTAAGTAAATTTCGGTCTTGGCCAACCAAGTTACAGAACTTGACGAGAGTAGTTCACCTCACCTTAGATCAAATCCCGTTTAAAAACATCGATAGTAACGCTCTGAAAAGCGTCGATAGCTTAACTTCCCTTACAATATCAAACTCCAAACTCGAACAAGTTCCGGATGCAATATGTCTTATGAAGGACATGcagttattttatttcaatgggAACAAAAACCTGAACCAAACCAAACAACTTCTAGTGCCGTGTTCCGGATACGCTTTGAACTACGTGTCTTTCGTAGATTTAAGTGACAACGACCTGGTCACATTCCCGAACGTGTTCGACGTTTTCCCGTCCGTTAAACGACTGCAGCTCATTGACAATGACATCCATTACATTGATGCAGACATGCTGCCCCATAGCACAATGGTGGAAAGGCTTTACATGGCTGGAAACCGACTCAAGCGCATTCCCGGTGAAATAACAAAACTCTCAGGCCTGAGGCAGTTATACCTCTCTCACAATGATATATCAACCATTGAAAAATGTGACATGGCCGGACTGAGGTTTTTAGAATTGTTGGACCTGAACAATAACCCGATAGAGTACGTCTCAAAATCCGCCCTCAAAGACGCTCATATCTTGAACCGAGTAGAACTCGGAGGGACCAACCTAAGGACAATACCGGAAGCGTTTTCAAGTCTCGCCAAAATCTCGTATCTAAACGTGACTGGAAGTCCCATTGAGTGTGACTGTTCATTGAAGTCCCTGAGGTCTGTTCTGCCGTTAGACGTTCAAGGAACCTGTGCTTCTTCTTCTCAGACTATAAACGATTTCATTGCAAGCTCATTAAGTGTGTGTTAA